A part of Populus alba chromosome 8, ASM523922v2, whole genome shotgun sequence genomic DNA contains:
- the LOC118052208 gene encoding SAC3 family protein A isoform X1, producing the protein MLMMNQGVNTQTIASVDPNSLEGRYVVDVSQGQTSSYNPTAYESEAASWTMHRVDNHSTENGILSNSSYHHDHQTQQLARSAQDSLNTASLAGSSTQGTMSVTQDHSSYAAYNPTDPYGYGSSGYSSYYNNGYQQQPNHAYSQQQPSHSYSQQQPSHSYSQQQPSHSYSSTGGAYQNTGAPYQPLSSFQNTGSYTGTTSYSTTYYNPGDYQTAGGYPSSGYSNQTSLWNDPNNANYTSQQYSTYAPDTTSAYSSGTAASTSMNYEQHYKQWADYYSQTEVSCAPGTEHLSAASTSNLGSAVSGVYPTSNTQPPASFTPASWRPESASSELPSLQTGATISSTHNGWKQGTPSFQNHHASPMQPHFQISLESKASYDNIQEQQQTAPQAPNSQFPAAHQVTQSYQSTLQNAPSLDTRRVSRMQIPTNPRIASNLALGLSKTNKDGPTNSAAAKPAYISVSMPKPNDKVLSNDATNSMLKPGMFPNSLRRYVERAFNLCKDDTQRVACQAIMKEIITKATADGTLNTRDWDAEPLFAIPNAEAVNMDSQCPTPVSSLSRYKRSPGRRSKSRWEPLPEEKSVDKPVSISNDIVKYDGWERKPPSVNSESKWNALNNMKFSLLEQRFPSKNTQRPAKRQHLADGLNAANNDASSDSDKEQSLTAYYSSAISIANTPEEKKRRESRSKRFEKGQGHRAEINHLKQKNAGAENLYSRRASALMLNKSFDDSGSKAVEDIDWDALTVKGTCQEIEKRYLRLTSAPDPSTVRPEEVLEKALLMVQNSQKNYLYKCDQLKSIRQDLTVQRIQNQLTVKVYETHARLSLEAGDLPEYNQCQSQLKTLYAEGIEGCHMEFAAYNLLCVILHSNNHRDLVSSMSRLTEGAKKDKAVKHALAVRAAVTSGNYVMFFRLYKDGPNLNTCLMDLYVEKMRYKAVSCMSRSYRPTIPISYIARVLGFSRTSDGNDEKDSDGSGLVECVEWMNTHGACLTSDSCGEIQLDTKASSSSLYMPEPEDAVAHGDANLAVNDFLTRTSL; encoded by the exons ATGCTGATGATGAATCAAGGAGTTAATACGCAAACCATAGCTTCAGTGGACCCTAATTCACTTGAG GGTCGATATGTTGTTGATGTGAGCCAAGGGCAGACATCTTCGTATAATCCCACAGCATATGAGTCTGAAGCTGCATCATGGACCATGCATAGAGTGGATAATCACTCTACAGAGAATGGAATTCTTTCAAATTCCAGTTATCACCATGATCATCAAACACAGCAGCTTGCTAGAAGTGCTCAAGATAGTTTAAATACTGCATCCCTTGCTGGTTCATCGACTCAAGGAACGATGAGCGTAACCCAAGATCACAGTAGTTATGCAGCATACAATCCTACAGATCCATATGGTTATGGAAGCAGTGGATATTCAAGTTACTATAATAATGGTTATCAGCAGCAACCCAACCATGCATACTCTCAGCAGCAACCCAGCCACTCATACTCTCAGCAGCAACCCAGCCACTCATACTCTCAGCAGCAACCTAGCCATTCGTACTCTTCAACTGGAGGGGCATATCAAAACACAGGTGCTCCTTATCAGCCTCTTTCCTCATTTCAGAATACAGGGTCTTATACTGGGACAACAAGTTATTCAACCACTTACTACAATCCTGGTGATTATCAGACAGCTGGAGGTTACCCAAGTAGTGGATACAGTAATCAGACTTCCTTGTGGAATGATCCCAATAACGCAAATTATACATCTCAGCAGTATTCAACCTATGCTCCAGACACAACAAGTGCTTATAGTTCTGGCACTGCAGCCTCAACGTCAATGAACTACGAGCAGCATTACAAGCAATGGGCTGATTATTACAGTCAAACAGAAGTTAGTTGCGCTCCAGGGACAGAACACTTGTCTGCTGCTAGCACATCTAACCTGGGAAGTGCAGTGTCTGGTGTGTATCCTACTTCCAACACCCAACCTCCTGCATCTTTCACCCCAGCATCTTGGAGGCCTGAATCTGCGTCATCTGAATTGCCATCTTTGCAG ACCGGTGCAACTATCAGTAGCACACATAATGGCTGGAAACAAGGGACTCCAAGCTTTCAAAATCACCATGCTAGTCCTAtgcaaccacacttccaaattTCTCTTGAGTCAAAAGCTTCATATGATAATATTCAGGAACAACAACAGACTGCTCCACAAGCTCCCAATTCACAATTTCCTGCAGCTCATCAGGTGACCCAGAGTTATCAATCAACTCTGCAAAATGCTCCGTCTTTAGATACTCGAAGGGTAAGCAGAATGCAGATTCCAACAAATCCTAGAATTGCTTCAAATTTGGCTTTGGGTTTATCAAAAACCAACAAGGATGGCCCTACGAACAGTGCAGCAGCAAAACCTGCTTATATCAGTGTGTCGATGCCAAAGCCAAATGACAAAGTGTTGTCTAATGATGCGACTAATTCCATGCTTAAG CCTGGAATGTTTCCTAACTCACTGCGTcgttatgttgaaagagctttcAATCTCTGTAAAGATGATACACAAAGGGTAGCTTGTCAGGCTATCATGAAGGAG atCATTACGAAGGCAACTGCTGATGGTACACTTAACACTCGGGACTGGGATGCAGAGCCTCTTTTTGCAATACCAAATGCTGAGGCTGTCAACATGGA CTCACAATGTCCCACTCCTGTTTCTTCATTATCGAGGTATAAAAGGAGTCCAGGTAGACGATCTAAAAGTAGATGGGAGCCTTTACCAGAAGAGAAATCGGTTGATAAGCCTGTTTCCATCAGTAATGATATTGTAAAATATGATGGTTGGGAAAGAAAG CCTCCAAGTGTGAATTCTGAGAGCAAGTGGAATGCTTTGAATAATATGAAGTTTTCTTTATTGGAGCAAAGATTTCCAAGTAAAAATACTCAGAGGCCAGCTAAGAGGCAGCATCTAGCTGATGGTTTGAATGCTGCAAATAATGATGCATCAAGTGATAGTGATAAGGAGCAAAGTTTAACTGCTTATTATTCTAGTGCAATATCAATTGCAAATACAccagaggaaaaaaagagacgTGAAAGTCGATCTAAGCGATTTGAAAAAGGACAAGGACATCGAGCTGAAATTAATCAcctcaaacaaaaaaatgcaGGTGCTGAAAACTTGTACAGTAGGCGGGCTAGTGCGTTGATGCTTAACAAAAGTTTTGATGACAGTGGAAGCAAAGCCGTTGAAGACATTGATTGGGATGCACTAACTGTCAAGGGTACCTGCCAGGAAATTGAGAAACGTTATTTGCGCCTAACTTCTGCACCTGATCCTTCCACT GTGAGACCAGAAGAAGTGCTAGAAAAAGCTCTGCTTATGGTTCAGAATTCTCAGAAGAATTACCTGTATAAATGCGACCAGTTGAAGTCTATTCGTCAAGATCTAACTGTTCAACGAATACAGAATCAGCTAACAGTTAAG GTGTATGAAACGCATGCTCGATTATCACTGGAAGCAGGGGACTTGCCTGAGTATAATCAG TGTCAATCGCAGTTGAAAACCCTCTATGCTGAAGGAATTGAAGGATGTCATATGGAGTTCGCAGCTTATAACTTACTATGTGTTATATTGCACTCAAATAACCACAGAGATCTTGTATCATCAATGTCAAG ATTAACTGAGGGGGCGAAGAAGGATAAAGCTGTTAAACATGCTCTTGCTGTTCGTGCAGCTGTCACTTCGGGAAACTATGTTATGTTTTTCAGACTTTACAAGGATGGTCCTAACTTGAACACCTGCCTTATGG ATCTCTATGTTGAAAAGATGCGTTACAAGGCTGTGAGTTGCATGTCCCGGTCATATCGCCCTACAATACCTATTTCTTACATTGCACGGGTTTTGGGCTTCTCCAGAACAAGTGATGGAAATGATGAGAAGGACTCGGATGGGTCAGGATTAGTGGAGTGTGTGGAATGGATGAATACACATGGTGCTTGCCTTACCTCAGATAGCTGTGGAGAGATACAGCTTGATACAAAG GCTTCATCCTCCAGTCTATACATGCCGGAACCTGAAGATGCTGTGGCCCATGGAGATGCTAATCTGGCTGTCAATGATTTTCTGACACGGACATCCTTGTAG
- the LOC118052213 gene encoding ABC transporter G family member 6 — MSRVVAEDYSPSRDSGTMPFYTQSISMDFTNHHPQPPFSSTATSPTLGQLLKNVGDVRREATGNGSETPVHQVLELGSTNLEVPRSISFVLSFNNLTYSVKVRRKFRLRSILPSRNIHRPGATTDSDPVGGENLFTTTKTLLNDISGEAREGEILAVLGASGSGKSTLIDALANRIAKGSLKGTKTLNGEVLESRMLKVISAYVMQDDLLFPMLTVEETLMFAAEFRLPRSLSKSKKRLRVQALIEQLGLKNAAKTVIGDEGHRGVSGGERRRVSIGIDIIHDPIVLFLDEPTSGLDSTSAFMVVKVLQRIAQSGSIVIMSVHQPSYRILGLLDRLIFLSRGQTVYSGSPMSLPVYFSDFGHPIPDSENRTEYALDLIRELEGSPGGTMSLVEFNKSWHDLKLSRNGRGEPDGGGLSLKEAISAAISKGKLVSGATNNDAISTSSMVPTFANPVWKEMAVLSKRSFMNSRRVPELFGIRLGAVMVTGFILATVFWQLDSSPKGVQERLGFFAFAMSTTFYTCADALPVFLQERYIFMRETAYNAYRRSSYVLSHGLVVLPSLILLSFAFAATTFWAVGLDGGLSGFLFYFLIIFASFWAGSSFVTFLSGVVPNVMLGYVIVVAILAYFLLFSGFFINRDRIPPYWIWFHYLSLVKYPYEAVLQNEFQDPTKCFVRGVQIFDQSPLGDVPTSLKLKLLESMSNTLGMKITSSTCLTTGADVLQQQGVTDLNRWNCLWVTVAWGFLFRILFYVTLLLGSKNKRR; from the coding sequence GATGCCATTTTACACCCAATCCATCTCCATGGATTTCACAAATCATCACCCCCAGCCACCTTTCTCCTCCACCGCAACGTCGCCGACGCTGGGTCAGTTACTAAAAAACGTCGGTGACGTCCGCCGTGAAGCCACCGGCAATGGCAGCGAGACCCCGGTGCACCAAGTCCTCGAGCTTGGAAGCACGAATCTTGAGGTTCCGCGATCGATTtcatttgttctttctttcaacAACCTCACTTACAGCGTCAAGGTTCGCCGGAAGTTTAGACTTCGGTCAATTCTCCCCAGCCGGAATATCCACCGCCCCGGCGCTACCACAGATAGCGACCCAGTCGGAGGTGAAAACCTCTTCACCACCACCAAGACTCTCTTGAACGACATCTCCGGCGAGGCACGTGAAGGCGAGATTCTGGCCGTTCTCGGCGCGAGTGGATCCGGAAAGTCAACACTCATTGACGCACTTGCGAACCGAATCGCAAAAGGAAGCTTGAAAGGCACAAAGACGCTAAACGGCGAAGTCTTGGAGTCTAGAATGTTGAAGGTGATATCAGCTTACGTCATGCAAGACGATTTGCTATTTCCAATGCTAACAGTGGAAGAAACACTAATGTTTGCGGCTGAGTTTCGGTTGCCGAGGAGtttgtcaaaatccaaaaagCGGTTGCGCGTGCAAGCCTTAATTGAACAATTAGGGCTTAAAAACGCGGCAAAAACCGTAATTGGTGATGAAGGCCACAGAGGTGTAAGTGGAGGTGAACGACGTCGTGTATCGATTGGGATTGATATAATTCACGATCCGattgttctttttcttgatgAGCCCACGTCCGGTTTGGATTCAACAAGTGCGTTCATGGTTGTGAAAGTTTTGCAAAGGATAGCACAGAGTGGAAGTATTGTGATTATGTCAGTGCACCAGCCAAGTTATCGAATTCTTGGGTTATTAGACCGGTTGATATTTTTGTCGCGTGGACAAACTGTTTATAGTGGTTCACCGATGAGTTTACCGGTTTATTTCTCGGACTTCGGGCATCCGATACCGGACAGCGAGAACCGGACGGAGTATGCCTTGGATTTGATTAGAGAACTTGAAGGGTCACCAGGAGGGACTATGAGTTTGGTGGAGTTTAACAAATCATGGCATGATTTAAAGctttcaagaaatggaaggggTGAACCGGACGGGGGTGGTTTGTCACTTAAAGAAGCTATCAGTGCTGCCATTTCTAAAGGGAAGTTGGTGTCTGGTGCTACTAATAATGATGCTATAAGTACCAGTTCAATGGTGCCAACTTTTGCAAATCCGGTTTGGAAGGAAATGGCAGTGTTGTCAAAAAGATCGTTTATGAATTCAAGAAGGGTTCCGGAATTGTTTGGTATCCGATTGGGTGCTGTCATGGTTACGGGGTTTATTTTAGCTACAGTGTTCTGGCAGCTTGATAGTTCACCAAAAGGAGTGCAGGAGCGATTAGGGTTTTTCGCTTTTGCCATGTCAACAACTTTCTACACTTGTGCTGATGCCCTTCCAGTTTTTCTTCAAGAAAGGTATATTTTCATGAGAGAAACGGCTTATAATGCTTATAGAAGATCATCTTATGTGTTATCTCATGGACTTGTTGTGCTACCATCGTTGATTTTGTTGTCATTTGCGTTTGCTGCGACAACGTTTTGGGCTGTTGGGCTAGATGGTGGTCTTTCAGGGTTCTTGTTTTACTTCTTGATAATCTTCGCTTCATTTTGGGCTGGGAGTTCGTTTGTGACATTTCTATCTGGTGTGGTGCCTAATGTCATGCTTGGTTATGTCATAGTTGTGGCTATTTTGGCATATTTCCTGCTTTTTAGTGGATTCTTCATCAATCGTGATCGAATCCCTCCTTACTGGATATGGTTTCACTACCTGTCGCTGGTGAAATACCCTTATGAAGCTGTTTTGCAAAACGAGTTTCAAGATCCAACCAAGTGTTTCGTAAGGGGTGTCCAGATTTTTGACCAAAGTCCACTCGGGGACGTACCCACATCATTGAAACTTAAATTGCTCGAGTCCATGAGCAATACACTGGGGATGAAGATCACTAGCTCCACATGCTTGACTACAGGGGCAGACGTATTGCAGCAACAAGGGGTTACAGATTTGAACAGGTGGAATTGCCTGTGGGTCACTGTGGCTTGGGGGTTCTTGTTTAGGATTCTCTTTTACGTCACTTTGTTGTTGGGGAGCAAGAACAAGAGGAGGTGA
- the LOC118052208 gene encoding SAC3 family protein A isoform X2 has translation MVISSNPTMHTLSSNPATHTLSSNPATHTLSSNLAIRTLQLEGHIKTQTAGGYPSSGYSNQTSLWNDPNNANYTSQQYSTYAPDTTSAYSSGTAASTSMNYEQHYKQWADYYSQTEVSCAPGTEHLSAASTSNLGSAVSGVYPTSNTQPPASFTPASWRPESASSELPSLQTGATISSTHNGWKQGTPSFQNHHASPMQPHFQISLESKASYDNIQEQQQTAPQAPNSQFPAAHQVTQSYQSTLQNAPSLDTRRVSRMQIPTNPRIASNLALGLSKTNKDGPTNSAAAKPAYISVSMPKPNDKVLSNDATNSMLKPGMFPNSLRRYVERAFNLCKDDTQRVACQAIMKEIITKATADGTLNTRDWDAEPLFAIPNAEAVNMDSQCPTPVSSLSRYKRSPGRRSKSRWEPLPEEKSVDKPVSISNDIVKYDGWERKPPSVNSESKWNALNNMKFSLLEQRFPSKNTQRPAKRQHLADGLNAANNDASSDSDKEQSLTAYYSSAISIANTPEEKKRRESRSKRFEKGQGHRAEINHLKQKNAGAENLYSRRASALMLNKSFDDSGSKAVEDIDWDALTVKGTCQEIEKRYLRLTSAPDPSTVRPEEVLEKALLMVQNSQKNYLYKCDQLKSIRQDLTVQRIQNQLTVKVYETHARLSLEAGDLPEYNQCQSQLKTLYAEGIEGCHMEFAAYNLLCVILHSNNHRDLVSSMSRLTEGAKKDKAVKHALAVRAAVTSGNYVMFFRLYKDGPNLNTCLMDLYVEKMRYKAVSCMSRSYRPTIPISYIARVLGFSRTSDGNDEKDSDGSGLVECVEWMNTHGACLTSDSCGEIQLDTKASSSSLYMPEPEDAVAHGDANLAVNDFLTRTSL, from the exons ATGGTTATCAGCAGCAACCCAACCATGCATACTCTCAGCAGCAACCCAGCCACTCATACTCTCAGCAGCAACCCAGCCACTCATACTCTCAGCAGCAACCTAGCCATTCGTACTCTTCAACTGGAGGGGCATATCAAAACACAG ACAGCTGGAGGTTACCCAAGTAGTGGATACAGTAATCAGACTTCCTTGTGGAATGATCCCAATAACGCAAATTATACATCTCAGCAGTATTCAACCTATGCTCCAGACACAACAAGTGCTTATAGTTCTGGCACTGCAGCCTCAACGTCAATGAACTACGAGCAGCATTACAAGCAATGGGCTGATTATTACAGTCAAACAGAAGTTAGTTGCGCTCCAGGGACAGAACACTTGTCTGCTGCTAGCACATCTAACCTGGGAAGTGCAGTGTCTGGTGTGTATCCTACTTCCAACACCCAACCTCCTGCATCTTTCACCCCAGCATCTTGGAGGCCTGAATCTGCGTCATCTGAATTGCCATCTTTGCAG ACCGGTGCAACTATCAGTAGCACACATAATGGCTGGAAACAAGGGACTCCAAGCTTTCAAAATCACCATGCTAGTCCTAtgcaaccacacttccaaattTCTCTTGAGTCAAAAGCTTCATATGATAATATTCAGGAACAACAACAGACTGCTCCACAAGCTCCCAATTCACAATTTCCTGCAGCTCATCAGGTGACCCAGAGTTATCAATCAACTCTGCAAAATGCTCCGTCTTTAGATACTCGAAGGGTAAGCAGAATGCAGATTCCAACAAATCCTAGAATTGCTTCAAATTTGGCTTTGGGTTTATCAAAAACCAACAAGGATGGCCCTACGAACAGTGCAGCAGCAAAACCTGCTTATATCAGTGTGTCGATGCCAAAGCCAAATGACAAAGTGTTGTCTAATGATGCGACTAATTCCATGCTTAAG CCTGGAATGTTTCCTAACTCACTGCGTcgttatgttgaaagagctttcAATCTCTGTAAAGATGATACACAAAGGGTAGCTTGTCAGGCTATCATGAAGGAG atCATTACGAAGGCAACTGCTGATGGTACACTTAACACTCGGGACTGGGATGCAGAGCCTCTTTTTGCAATACCAAATGCTGAGGCTGTCAACATGGA CTCACAATGTCCCACTCCTGTTTCTTCATTATCGAGGTATAAAAGGAGTCCAGGTAGACGATCTAAAAGTAGATGGGAGCCTTTACCAGAAGAGAAATCGGTTGATAAGCCTGTTTCCATCAGTAATGATATTGTAAAATATGATGGTTGGGAAAGAAAG CCTCCAAGTGTGAATTCTGAGAGCAAGTGGAATGCTTTGAATAATATGAAGTTTTCTTTATTGGAGCAAAGATTTCCAAGTAAAAATACTCAGAGGCCAGCTAAGAGGCAGCATCTAGCTGATGGTTTGAATGCTGCAAATAATGATGCATCAAGTGATAGTGATAAGGAGCAAAGTTTAACTGCTTATTATTCTAGTGCAATATCAATTGCAAATACAccagaggaaaaaaagagacgTGAAAGTCGATCTAAGCGATTTGAAAAAGGACAAGGACATCGAGCTGAAATTAATCAcctcaaacaaaaaaatgcaGGTGCTGAAAACTTGTACAGTAGGCGGGCTAGTGCGTTGATGCTTAACAAAAGTTTTGATGACAGTGGAAGCAAAGCCGTTGAAGACATTGATTGGGATGCACTAACTGTCAAGGGTACCTGCCAGGAAATTGAGAAACGTTATTTGCGCCTAACTTCTGCACCTGATCCTTCCACT GTGAGACCAGAAGAAGTGCTAGAAAAAGCTCTGCTTATGGTTCAGAATTCTCAGAAGAATTACCTGTATAAATGCGACCAGTTGAAGTCTATTCGTCAAGATCTAACTGTTCAACGAATACAGAATCAGCTAACAGTTAAG GTGTATGAAACGCATGCTCGATTATCACTGGAAGCAGGGGACTTGCCTGAGTATAATCAG TGTCAATCGCAGTTGAAAACCCTCTATGCTGAAGGAATTGAAGGATGTCATATGGAGTTCGCAGCTTATAACTTACTATGTGTTATATTGCACTCAAATAACCACAGAGATCTTGTATCATCAATGTCAAG ATTAACTGAGGGGGCGAAGAAGGATAAAGCTGTTAAACATGCTCTTGCTGTTCGTGCAGCTGTCACTTCGGGAAACTATGTTATGTTTTTCAGACTTTACAAGGATGGTCCTAACTTGAACACCTGCCTTATGG ATCTCTATGTTGAAAAGATGCGTTACAAGGCTGTGAGTTGCATGTCCCGGTCATATCGCCCTACAATACCTATTTCTTACATTGCACGGGTTTTGGGCTTCTCCAGAACAAGTGATGGAAATGATGAGAAGGACTCGGATGGGTCAGGATTAGTGGAGTGTGTGGAATGGATGAATACACATGGTGCTTGCCTTACCTCAGATAGCTGTGGAGAGATACAGCTTGATACAAAG GCTTCATCCTCCAGTCTATACATGCCGGAACCTGAAGATGCTGTGGCCCATGGAGATGCTAATCTGGCTGTCAATGATTTTCTGACACGGACATCCTTGTAG
- the LOC118052232 gene encoding uncharacterized protein, whose protein sequence is MTTTLPINQVQTATLTTPFTNEPLPPQKRNDRLIQTKQHKLRDNTSTINSSMAALPSSPSLQLSTTTISATHFPYPRAAFPTKPHAPKQPSITRATTDDNKGDTTQEPEPKPGSASDDQFESRLSQVRLRYRSGTGKKAELRKAKKGKSGSGSGSGMYLPPVPLKKSVSDGLKVEFGFSPYSERVNGRIAILGLLALLLVELATGKSVINYHTPTIVVIQIYFVAAVTALNVKYEKEKVSIWPESAPSEE, encoded by the coding sequence ATGACGACAACACTACCCATAAATCAAGTACAAACAGCAACCCTCACTACGCCTTTCACTAACGAACCACTCCCGCCACAAAAAAGAAATGACAGACTTATCCAAACAAAACAACACAAGCTAAGAGATAACACTTCCACCATAAATTCATCAATGGCTGCGCTACCATCCTCTCCTTCTCTGCAACTCTCAACAACAACCATATCAGCAACCCATTTCCCTTATCCTCGTGCCGCGTTCCCAACCAAACCTCACGCGCCCAAACAACCCTCCATCACCCGCGCCACCACAGATGACAACAAAGGAGACACCACCCAAGAGCCCGAGCCGAAACCCGGATCCGCATCCGACGACCAATTTGAGAGCCGCCTGTCCCAGGTCCGACTCCGTTACAGAAGCGGGACCGGCAAGAAAGCAGAGCTCCGGAAAGCAAAGAAAGGGAAATCTGGGTCCGGGTCAGGATCGGGAATGTACCTGCCTCCAGTTCCTTTAAAGAAATCGGTTTCTGACGGGTTAAAAGTGGAATTCGGGTTTAGCCCGTACAGTGAAAGGGTAAACGGGCGAATCGCAATTCTTGGGCTATTAGCTTTGTTATTAGTAGAGCTTGCAACGGGTAAAAGTGTAATTAATTATCACACTCCAACAATTGTGGTTATTCAGATTTATTTTGTAGCTGCAGTGACTGCTTTGAATGTTAAGTACGAGAAAGAGAAGGTTAGCATCTGGCCTGAGTCTGCTCCTAGTGAGGAATGA